One window from the genome of Cyclobacterium amurskyense encodes:
- a CDS encoding sensor histidine kinase, whose protein sequence is MLNNFEILDSITESMAIINNSGDIIYTNKAWHTFSMENKGDNARTGINNNYLSTCEAVKGHETKMAKDAKHGIQQVIDRNLDYFELEYPCHSPNESRWFILRVTQVEGNPDLTLLAHINITNRKNAELKVEKNYSKTLIINERLHTTLHNIVHDIQNPLASIMGLINLSKSEKDLESVNEYLDLIEKGSTNLRSFVKETLKHISTIEDFQSVDVARMVSKYIETIEHLLKSNSLELKLDIQQSGQFYTNEIEFRSILSNLISNAIKYSDNNKAKKFILFGFSSDENRAILKVEDNGIGIKKDDIPKLMKRNYQINKKTSDGVGLGLYMVKKSVKNLDGSIIINSEFGIGSTFTVEIPNRNIKQQIA, encoded by the coding sequence ATGTTGAACAATTTTGAAATATTAGATTCCATTACAGAGTCGATGGCAATAATTAATAATTCCGGGGATATAATATATACAAATAAGGCTTGGCATACCTTTTCCATGGAGAATAAAGGAGACAATGCTCGGACAGGAATTAATAACAATTATTTATCTACCTGCGAGGCTGTAAAGGGTCACGAAACAAAAATGGCCAAGGATGCCAAACATGGTATTCAGCAAGTAATCGACCGGAATTTAGATTATTTTGAACTTGAATACCCGTGTCATTCTCCCAATGAAAGTAGATGGTTTATTCTTAGAGTTACTCAAGTAGAAGGGAATCCTGATTTGACATTACTGGCCCATATTAACATTACCAATCGAAAAAATGCAGAGCTAAAAGTTGAAAAGAATTACAGTAAAACTCTTATTATAAATGAAAGGCTTCACACTACTTTGCACAATATTGTCCATGATATTCAGAATCCTTTGGCTTCAATCATGGGACTAATCAATTTATCAAAATCAGAAAAAGATCTTGAGAGTGTTAATGAGTATTTAGATCTAATAGAAAAAGGCAGTACAAATTTAAGGTCTTTTGTAAAAGAAACTTTAAAACACATCTCTACTATAGAAGATTTTCAATCTGTGGATGTAGCACGTATGGTGTCTAAATACATAGAGACTATTGAGCACCTTTTAAAATCGAATAGCCTTGAGCTCAAGCTAGACATTCAACAATCAGGTCAGTTCTATACCAACGAAATTGAGTTTCGATCCATACTTTCTAATTTAATAAGTAATGCCATAAAATATTCTGATAATAATAAGGCTAAAAAATTTATATTATTTGGCTTTTCATCTGATGAAAACCGAGCGATTCTAAAAGTTGAAGACAATGGGATTGGAATAAAAAAAGACGATATTCCAAAACTTATGAAGCGCAACTATCAAATAAACAAAAAGACAAGTGATGGAGTGGGATTAGGTTTATACATGGTTAAGAAATCTGTAAAAAACCTTGATGGATCAATAATAATAAATTCAGAATTTGGTATAGGGTCAACTTTCACTGTAGAGATTCCAAATAGAAACATCAAACAACAGATAGCTTAG
- a CDS encoding DHH family phosphoesterase: protein MNVYEQIVAEIKTASNIIITSHKSPDGDSVGSSLGLLHFIEKLGKTATVCHPDPAPSFLDWLDTSSFLIMTEQGEAVEAAFATADLVFCLDYNGTNRVGYDMQVLLEGLTCKTIMIDHHLAPEDFPTITLSETSVSSTAELIVELIEQSGNINLLDQKIGTPLYLGILTDTGSFRFPSTSPRTHEILAKLLTAGVAHHLVHELLSDNNTESRLRLQGYAMCEKLEVMEDYMVAIISLSKEELAKYNYQKGDTDSLANQALSIKGMKAAIVFTERDGIMKISFRSKGQENPVNVLAAENFNGGGHANASGGMSELSVTETLAKIKDLVPKYFSAN from the coding sequence ATGAATGTGTACGAACAAATAGTAGCTGAAATCAAAACAGCTTCAAATATAATAATCACCTCCCATAAATCTCCTGATGGGGATTCTGTTGGCAGTTCTTTAGGCCTGTTACATTTTATTGAAAAATTGGGTAAAACAGCAACGGTTTGTCATCCGGATCCAGCCCCCAGTTTTCTGGATTGGTTAGATACTTCGAGTTTTCTTATAATGACCGAACAGGGAGAAGCTGTAGAAGCTGCTTTTGCTACAGCTGATTTGGTATTTTGCCTGGATTATAATGGCACTAACCGTGTTGGCTATGACATGCAAGTCCTGCTTGAAGGGCTGACATGCAAGACAATTATGATTGACCATCATTTGGCCCCTGAAGATTTCCCAACTATAACCCTGTCTGAAACTTCAGTTTCCTCTACGGCAGAGTTGATTGTTGAATTGATAGAGCAATCTGGAAACATCAACCTGCTCGACCAGAAAATTGGCACCCCTTTGTATCTAGGTATACTGACAGATACAGGAAGTTTCCGTTTTCCTTCTACTAGCCCACGGACCCACGAAATATTGGCAAAGCTATTGACTGCAGGTGTAGCCCACCACTTGGTTCATGAATTGTTGAGCGATAACAATACAGAGAGTCGTTTGCGTTTACAAGGCTATGCGATGTGCGAAAAATTGGAGGTTATGGAAGACTATATGGTGGCCATTATATCCTTGTCCAAAGAGGAGTTAGCGAAATACAATTATCAAAAAGGAGATACTGATAGTCTGGCAAATCAAGCCTTGTCTATAAAAGGAATGAAGGCGGCAATTGTGTTTACAGAAAGAGATGGCATCATGAAGATTTCTTTTCGTTCAAAAGGACAAGAGAACCCTGTGAATGTCTTGGCAGCAGAAAACTTTAATGGAGGTGGTCATGCAAATGCTTCCGGTGGCATGAGTGAACTTTCAGTCACTGAAACATTGGCTAAAATCAAAGATTTGGTACCAAAGTACTTTTCGGCTAATTAA
- the fabF gene encoding beta-ketoacyl-ACP synthase II, producing the protein MKRVVITGLGALTPIGNSVDEFWQNAINGKSGVSKISKFDPTLFKTSFASELKGFSPETKLNRNEIKRSDRFTQYALYSAAEAIEDSGFDLQSLSPFDIGVIWGSGQGGMQTFEDEVINYAENGKNPRFNPFFIPKLLVNMASGMISMKFGLMGINYTAVSACASSNSAIMDAFNYIRLNKAKIMVTGGSEAPITESSVGGFSAMKALSTRNDNPQQASRPFDIQRDGFVMGEGAGALILEEYEHAKKRGAKIYAEIVGAGMTDDAYHISATHPEGIGAIKAMELAMEEAKLNPEEINYLNAHATSTPVGDISEMKAVDKTFKSNFKNFKISATKSMTGHLMGAAGAIEAILSIKAIQKNIIPPTINTLEIDPEIPQSMPIVIKDAVESKVNVAMSNTFGFGGHNATTIFKRI; encoded by the coding sequence ATGAAAAGAGTCGTAATAACAGGATTGGGAGCTTTGACTCCCATTGGAAATTCAGTAGACGAATTTTGGCAAAATGCCATCAATGGTAAAAGTGGCGTATCGAAAATCTCCAAATTTGATCCTACCCTATTCAAAACCTCTTTTGCCAGTGAGTTAAAGGGATTCAGTCCTGAGACAAAACTTAACCGAAACGAAATAAAAAGAAGTGATCGATTTACACAATATGCACTTTATTCGGCTGCAGAGGCCATAGAGGATAGCGGATTTGATTTACAAAGCCTTTCTCCTTTTGACATAGGTGTTATTTGGGGTTCAGGACAAGGAGGCATGCAAACCTTTGAGGATGAAGTCATCAACTATGCTGAGAATGGTAAAAACCCACGATTCAATCCATTTTTTATTCCAAAATTACTGGTAAATATGGCTTCGGGTATGATCTCCATGAAATTTGGACTGATGGGAATCAACTACACTGCGGTTTCTGCTTGTGCCTCTTCCAACTCTGCGATTATGGATGCTTTCAATTATATCCGCTTAAACAAGGCTAAAATTATGGTTACCGGTGGCTCGGAAGCGCCAATTACAGAGTCCTCAGTAGGAGGATTCAGTGCCATGAAAGCATTGTCTACCCGAAATGACAATCCCCAACAGGCATCTCGCCCTTTTGATATACAACGGGATGGTTTTGTAATGGGAGAAGGAGCTGGAGCATTGATTTTGGAAGAATATGAACATGCAAAAAAGCGAGGAGCAAAGATTTATGCTGAAATAGTAGGTGCTGGAATGACCGATGATGCTTACCATATCTCTGCAACCCATCCAGAAGGAATAGGAGCAATAAAAGCAATGGAATTGGCAATGGAAGAAGCCAAACTTAACCCAGAAGAAATCAACTATTTGAATGCACATGCAACCTCCACACCTGTAGGGGATATTAGCGAGATGAAAGCCGTCGATAAAACATTCAAAAGCAATTTTAAAAACTTTAAAATTAGTGCTACAAAATCAATGACAGGCCATTTAATGGGAGCTGCAGGGGCTATTGAGGCTATTTTATCCATTAAGGCAATCCAAAAAAACATCATTCCTCCTACCATAAACACATTAGAGATAGACCCTGAGATTCCTCAATCGATGCCTATTGTGATAAAAGATGCAGTAGAAAGTAAAGTAAATGTGGCCATGAGTAACACCTTTGGCTTTGGAGGCCATAACGCAACAACTATCTTTAAGCGCATCTAA
- a CDS encoding short-chain fatty acid transporter has product MFEKLGEKFTHLFIKYLPNSFVFAIILTLITGIGAITWLGASPMEIIKSWYTGFFDLLGFSMQIALIVITGFSIALSPLVKRGIGSLSIYIKTPAQVYFIVVFIGMLLSMVSFGWVVITCVLAKELALRVKGINYPFLIACAYFSFNSWVLGLSSSIPLLLNSENNFLIESGLLSEVIPTTYTLQSSLNIIMMVFIVIGGSLLMFLLRPKQCKNKELSDLTLSNGISEPKTIKEEAAELKLPFSALSDKLNNSFILQMIIVIMGLTYIVFHFSTRGFDLNFNIMIFIFLIVGMALHQTPSRYVIAMKRSSSNVSGILFQYPFYAGIMGIMLYTGLGDQLGQLMAAVATLNSYPFYAYLTGAIVNFAIPSAGGEFAVLGPSIINAIKELGAGLPENEVTAMISRASLSVAYGESLSNLLQPFYLLIIFPIMGTGVKIQARDVMGYLVIPFFVFFVLQSLLVVFWPL; this is encoded by the coding sequence ATGTTTGAAAAATTAGGAGAAAAATTCACCCATCTATTTATAAAATACCTACCTAATTCATTTGTCTTCGCAATTATTCTAACCCTAATCACAGGAATTGGTGCAATTACCTGGTTAGGAGCAAGTCCGATGGAAATAATAAAATCCTGGTATACGGGATTTTTTGACTTATTGGGATTTTCAATGCAAATAGCGTTAATCGTTATCACTGGTTTTAGCATTGCCTTGTCCCCTTTGGTAAAGCGTGGTATAGGTTCCCTTTCCATTTACATAAAAACCCCAGCACAGGTCTATTTTATAGTCGTATTTATTGGCATGTTATTGTCCATGGTAAGCTTTGGTTGGGTGGTAATCACATGTGTTTTGGCCAAAGAATTAGCATTGCGAGTAAAAGGGATCAACTACCCTTTTTTAATTGCATGTGCTTACTTTTCATTTAACAGTTGGGTTTTAGGCTTATCAAGTTCAATCCCATTATTACTTAATTCAGAAAATAATTTTTTGATTGAATCGGGTCTCTTATCGGAGGTGATACCAACCACCTATACTTTACAATCCTCTTTAAATATTATAATGATGGTTTTTATAGTAATTGGTGGCTCATTGCTAATGTTCCTATTGCGCCCAAAACAATGTAAAAATAAAGAATTGAGTGATTTGACGCTTTCCAATGGCATTTCTGAGCCAAAGACAATTAAAGAAGAAGCTGCTGAATTGAAATTGCCTTTTAGCGCCCTATCTGATAAATTGAACAATAGCTTCATCCTTCAAATGATTATTGTAATTATGGGGCTTACCTATATAGTGTTTCATTTTAGTACCAGAGGTTTTGATTTAAATTTCAATATCATGATTTTTATTTTCTTAATTGTAGGCATGGCTTTGCACCAAACACCTTCCCGCTACGTCATTGCCATGAAGCGTTCCAGTAGCAATGTTTCAGGAATTCTATTTCAATATCCCTTTTATGCAGGCATTATGGGAATCATGTTGTATACAGGTTTGGGAGATCAACTCGGGCAATTAATGGCTGCAGTAGCAACCCTGAACTCTTATCCCTTTTATGCTTATTTAACCGGAGCAATAGTCAATTTTGCCATTCCATCTGCTGGAGGGGAATTTGCTGTCCTTGGCCCAAGCATTATCAATGCCATCAAAGAACTTGGTGCAGGTTTGCCTGAAAATGAAGTAACAGCCATGATCTCCAGAGCATCCCTTTCAGTGGCTTACGGGGAAAGTTTAAGCAATTTGTTACAGCCGTTCTATTTATTGATCATCTTTCCAATTATGGGGACAGGAGTAAAAATCCAAGCCAGAGATGTGATGGGCTACCTGGTTATTCCATTCTTTGTATTTTTTGTGTTGCAGTCATTATTAGTAGTCTTTTGGCCTCTATAA
- a CDS encoding glycoside hydrolase family 43 protein: MKSPILSFLIAVTILSSCQSQKKEELKENEDEIYSGNPVFPGWYADPEGIIFDDQYWIYPTFSDDYGDVDNTSELTEQQLELQKNTINPQYLKQTFLDAFSSKDLINWEKHSRVLDIKDVSWAAYSIWAPSIIKANEKYYLFFGANDIQSDDEMGGIGVAVADNPAGPFVDAIGKPLINSFHNGAQPIDQFVFKDDDGKHYMYYGGWKHCNIVQLSDDLLSLVPFDDGETFKEVTPDKYVEGPFVFKRNDKYYFMWSEGNWGGPDYSVAYAIGDTPFGPFKRIGKVLQQDPSIATGAGHHSVINIPDTDEYYIVYHRRPLGTTNGNHRETCIDKMTFDEGGFINPVKMTTEGVKMNLLDNKIK; this comes from the coding sequence ATGAAGTCTCCTATCTTATCATTTTTAATTGCAGTAACCATACTTTCTTCCTGCCAGTCACAGAAAAAGGAAGAATTAAAAGAAAACGAAGATGAAATCTATTCAGGAAACCCTGTTTTCCCAGGCTGGTATGCAGATCCTGAAGGTATAATATTCGATGATCAATATTGGATTTACCCCACTTTTTCAGATGATTATGGAGATGTGGATAATACATCAGAATTAACAGAACAGCAACTTGAACTTCAAAAAAACACGATCAATCCTCAATACCTTAAACAAACCTTTCTTGATGCTTTTTCTTCAAAAGATCTGATCAATTGGGAAAAACATTCACGGGTTCTGGACATCAAAGATGTTTCATGGGCGGCCTATTCTATTTGGGCCCCTTCTATCATTAAGGCCAATGAGAAGTATTACTTGTTTTTTGGTGCCAACGACATTCAGAGCGATGATGAGATGGGGGGAATTGGAGTAGCCGTGGCAGATAATCCTGCTGGCCCATTTGTAGATGCCATAGGAAAACCATTGATTAATTCCTTCCACAATGGTGCTCAACCGATTGACCAATTTGTATTTAAAGATGATGATGGTAAACATTATATGTACTATGGTGGTTGGAAACATTGTAATATCGTCCAACTCAGCGATGATTTGTTGAGTTTAGTGCCTTTTGATGATGGAGAAACATTTAAAGAGGTAACTCCTGATAAATATGTTGAAGGGCCTTTCGTATTCAAACGAAATGATAAATATTACTTTATGTGGTCTGAGGGAAATTGGGGCGGACCAGATTACAGTGTTGCCTATGCCATTGGTGATACTCCTTTCGGTCCATTTAAGCGAATAGGTAAAGTATTACAGCAAGACCCAAGTATAGCCACCGGCGCGGGTCATCACTCAGTAATTAATATTCCTGATACAGATGAATACTATATAGTTTACCACCGTCGCCCATTGGGAACAACAAATGGTAATCATCGCGAAACTTGTATCGACAAGATGACTTTTGATGAGGGTGGTTTTATAAATCCGGTTAAAATGACAACAGAAGGCGTGAAAATGAACTTGTTAGATAATAAAATTAAATGA
- a CDS encoding YkgJ family cysteine cluster protein, which produces MNDSMNICLACGSCCDGTLIGFVELDPEEMPAIKKIMAIEEEKGNGFFLQPCKKYCDGCTVYSQRPKHCAKFECGLLKSVEKKEVEFDAAVEIVKVVRQKRKDIEVKLVEQNYALQSDSFYFKMVELEKQLQNKKVDLSITKIQQELLLDLQQFENILAKNFGLTLF; this is translated from the coding sequence ATGAATGATTCAATGAATATTTGCTTGGCTTGCGGAAGCTGTTGTGATGGTACTTTGATTGGGTTTGTAGAACTCGATCCTGAAGAAATGCCAGCAATAAAAAAAATAATGGCTATCGAGGAGGAAAAAGGCAATGGCTTTTTTCTTCAACCCTGCAAAAAATATTGTGATGGCTGTACTGTTTATTCACAAAGGCCAAAACATTGTGCCAAATTTGAATGTGGACTATTAAAATCCGTCGAAAAGAAGGAAGTTGAATTTGATGCAGCCGTTGAAATTGTTAAGGTAGTAAGACAAAAACGAAAGGATATAGAAGTAAAACTAGTAGAGCAAAATTATGCGCTACAATCCGATTCATTTTATTTTAAAATGGTCGAATTGGAGAAGCAATTGCAAAACAAAAAAGTCGATTTATCGATAACCAAAATTCAACAAGAATTGCTACTAGACCTACAGCAATTCGAGAATATTCTTGCAAAAAACTTTGGCCTCACTTTATTCTAG